In one Takifugu flavidus isolate HTHZ2018 chromosome 9, ASM371156v2, whole genome shotgun sequence genomic region, the following are encoded:
- the rnf4 gene encoding RING finger protein 4 encodes MSNIAQRKRRTTGSPLVVRSSTKTSRRVSARRAANDTSMSNGNIDSAAEPIDVADSVEEVVDLTCEGSECAVVDLTSNDSVLLLDEGPQRSTVTTAESYVVSSDEDDNAAPVLKTSVVSLHDNSVFRPTPGTISCPVCLDSYCEIVDSGRLVVSTKCGHVFCSQCLRDALTSSHTCPTCRKRLTHRQYHPLYI; translated from the exons ATGAGCAACATT GCTCAGCGGAAAAGGAGGACGACAGGAAGTCCTCTTGTTGTCAGATCCAGCACCAAGACAAGCAGACGTGTTAGTGCCAGAAGGGCTGCAAATGATACGAGCATGTCCAATGGCAACATTGACTCTGCTGCAGAGCCCATTGATGTGGCAGACA GtgtggaggaagtggtggaCCTGACCTGTGAGGGATCAGAATGTGCTGTGGTTGATTTGACGAGCAATGACTCTGTGCTG ctgttgGATGAAG gtcCTCAGCGCAGTACAGTCACCACAGCAGAGAGTTATGTAGTcagcagtgatgaagatgacaaTGCGGCTCCTGTCCTGAAGACTTCAGTAGTTTCCTTACACGACAACAGTGTTTTCAG ACCAACTCCAGGGACGATCAGCTGTCCGGTCTGTTTGGACTCCTACTGTGAG ATTGTAGACAGCGGCAGATTAGTCGTATCCACCAAATGTGGTCATGTGTTCTGCAGCCAGTGTCTGAGAGATGCCCTGACGTCTTCGCACACGTGTCCCACCTGCAGGAAGCGATTGACCCACCGCCAGTACCACCCACTTTacatctga